The window CACCTCGACCTCCGCGCTGCGCTTCGTCCCGAGCGGGAGCGCCGGCAGCAGCACGTTGATCGCCGAGCTGATCTGCGTGGGGCTGTCGTTCGACCCCGGGTAGATGGGATACGTCGAGACCGACGACCCGGCGGGCAGGTTGTTGGTGTCCGTTGCCAACTGCGGCCAGCTACCGACGAGCCTGATCAGGACGAGACTGCGCTGCCCGACGGTCGGCCGGGTGCAGATGGTCTGGCCTTCCTCCACCATGCCGGCGGCCTTCCAGGTCGGCTGACCGGCGGCGGTGCCGGTGCCGGTGGTGGCGGCGGCCGGGGTCGCCGATGTCGCGGTGCTGCCGGCGGCTGCGGCCGGCAGGCCACCGTACGTCACCGATGCCAGCGCGGCGGCCAGGCCGAGCGCGTACGCCATTGGGCGGTGCTTGGATCTCACGGCTGATCTCCTCAGGTCGGCGACCGACGGCACGCTGATCGCATCCCCCGAACGGGTGGATCAGGTGATCGCGACGGCCGGACTATAGTGGGCCTTTAGTCCACGTCGGCCACCTGTCTGTGTCAACGGTCGACCGGGGTATCCCCTTGGACGCGCCCCGGCCGACGGCGGCGGAGATATCTCTGACTATAGTCAGAGATCATGAGCTTGGAGTCCCGGATCCAGACCATCCGCGCGTTCAACCGCGACGTCACCGAACGACTCGGCGTGCTGGAGGACCGCTACCTGGCACGCGACCGACCGCTCAGCCTCGATCGTCTGCTGTGGGAGATCGGCACCGACGGCATCGAGGTCCGTGAGCTGCGCAGCCGCCTCGGGCTCGACTCCGGCTACACCAGCCGGCAGCTGCGCGCACTCGAGCAGGAAGGGCTGGTCGTCGTGTCCCCTTCGGAACACGACAGCCGGGTCCGCCGGGCCACCCTCACCCCGTCGGGGTTGGCGGAGCTGGCGGTGCTGGACCAGCTCTCCGACGAACTGGTCGGCACGATCCTGGCGCCGCTGACCGAGCGCCAACGCGACGAGCTCGCCGCTGCGACCGAGACAGTACGCCGCCTGTTCACCGCCTCCACGGTCGCGATCGCCGCCGCCGATCCGGCCTCGGAACCGGCGCGCCGGGCGGTCGACGCGTACCACCGCACGCTCGACGACCGGTTCGACGGCGGGTTCCGGCCCGACCGGGCGGTGCCCGCCGCCGACGACGCGCTGCGTCCCCCGTCCGGGCTGTTCCTGCTCGCGACGCTGAAGGACCGCCCCGTCGGATGCGTCGGCGTCACCAAGGCCGACGACACGTCAGCGGAGATCCGCCGGCTCTGGGTGTCGTCCGAGCTGCGCGGGCTGGGGATCGGGCGGCGGCTGCTCGCCGCGGCCGAGGACGCGGCGACGTCGCTCGGGGCGGGCGTCGTGCGACTGGACACCAACCGGTCCCTCACCGAGGCGATCGCCCTGTACCGGGCCGCCGGGTACGACGAGGCCGCCCCGTTCAACGACCAGCCGTACGCGCACCACTGGTTCGCCAAGTCGCTGACCGGCGAGTCGCTGCCCGGTGGCGGCGCCGGTGCCCCGCCCGGCCGGGTCGGGTTCCTCGGCCTGGGCATCATGGGGCTGCCGATGGCCCGCCGGCTCGCCCGCAGCGGCGTCGGGCTGACCGTGTGGAGCCGTACCCCGAAGCCCGACGACGAACTCAGGGCGGCCGGTGCCCGTACCGCCGCGAACGTCCCGGAGGTGTTCGCGCAGTGCGACACGGTGATCGTGATGCTGCGCAACGCGGACGCCGTCGACCAGGTCCTCCGCGACGTGCCTGGCGGGATCGCCCGCCTCGTCGCCGGACGCACGATCGTCAACATGGGAACGCTGTCCCCCGAGTACTCCAAGGCGCTGGCCGACGAGGTGGAGAAGGCCGGCGGACACTACGTCGAAGCCCCGGTCTCCGGCTCCCGCCGCCCGGCGGAGGACGGCAAACTGGTCGCCATGGTGGCGGGCCGACCCGACGACGTCCGGCGCACCGTCGCGCTGCTCGACCCGATGTGCGCGCAGGTCACCGTCTGCGGGCCGGTGCCGTCCGGGATCACGATGAAGCTCGCCGTCAACGTGTTCCTGATCGCCCTCGTGACCGGCCTCGCCGAGGCGTTCCACTTCGCCGACCGGCACGGTCTCGACCGGCAGCTGCTGCGTGGCATCCTCGACGCGGGGCAGATGTCCTCCCCGATCTCCCGGGTCAAGACCGCGAAGCTGGTCGGCGACGACCTCACCGCGCAGGCGGCCATCGCCGATGTGCGGATGAACGCCGAGCTCATCGTCGACGCGGCCGCCGCAGCGGGGACCGGTGTCCCGCTCAGCGAGCTGTGCCGGGCGCTCTACGCCGACGCGGTCAGCCGTGGCGACGGAGCCCTCGACATGGTCGGCGTCATCCGTACCATCGCCGCCGGACAGCAGCATCGCCGACGGTGACGACGGGACGGGGTGCGGTGTCCACCTGAGACGTGGGCCACGGCCGTCATCCGTGGCGGCGTCGCCAGTCACTCTCTTCCCGTTCCAGGGCCTGCTGCTCGGCGAGCCGGTGTTCGCGCAGCTGGTGCCGCGAGGCCCCGGACCGCCGGCTGTCGGCGGCGACACCGGCGACGGTGATCGCGGTGAGCAGCAGCAGCGCTGCGAACGCCGGGACCCGGTCGGCCACCGGTAGCAGCGCGGCGAGCAGCAGGACAGGTACGGCGAGGCTGGCGGAGACGCTGCGGACGGTCCGTAGCTGAAAGGCCGACAACGCCACCAGGTAGAGCAGCACCCCGCCGTAGAGCGCACGCAGGTGGATCGGCTCGAGCGGGGCGTCCTCGCCGGTCGACGACGCCCCGGCCAGGTAGGCCAACGTCTGCTTCAACCCGAGGGAGAGCAGGATGATGCCGAACAGCATGGGCAGATGCAGCAGGGTGTAGGCGTCGCGGGCGAGCCGGTCACGGGGTAGCCCGTGGGTGTGGTGCAGTACCTGCTCGGCGGCGTACGACCGGGTGTCGAAGTACGCCCACCACAGGGCGCAGATCAGGGCGATGCCGAGCAGCGTCGCGGTGATCACCGGAACGGTGCCCGGCGCCCCGATCGAAGCACCCGAGCCGAGCCCGAGCGACAGCAGCGCCTCACCGAACCCGATGAGGACGATCTGCGCGTGCCGCTCCGTCCAGTGCCCGGCGGAGACCACGGCGAACGGTTCGAGGCGGACGGTGGTCAGGTACGCGACACCGACGCCGAGCGTCCAGAGCAGCAGGAGCGTGGCGACGCCCTCGCCGGGCCACCCCAGGAGCGGTACCACTGCGGCGACGAACAGCAGTGCGGTACTGGCGGCCAGCACCGGCGTGTCCCTCCACCAGGTGCCCAGTAGTTCGGGGTGCGTCCTCGCGGCGACGCGCAGCGCCGCGGCTTCCAGCAACCAGATCAGCAGGTAGCAGGTGGGGAAAATGAACTCGCCGGGAATGACCTGTGGGACGCCGGGCTGTGCCTGCGGCGGTTCGTCGCCGAGGCCGGGCAGCGTCGCCACCGCGATGAAGACGATCGCCATGATGGTGAAGCCGTGGATCGGCATCATTCCCCAGTCGGCCCGGAGATTGTTTCCCAGCAGGGCGAACCGGGACCAGACCAGCCAGAGCACCGACAGGAGCAGAAAGATCGCCACCAGTCCGAACGGTTCGAGGTCCTCGACCGAGGCGGTGGTCACGTGGATGAAGGCGAACACGAAAACCAGGTCGTAGAACAACTCGAGGCGAGAGACCTTCATGCCCGGTGCGGCGGGCATGACCAGAGATGTCGGTTTTGTGGCTTCCACGACCGACAGTATGCGACGGAGACCGAGCCCGGAACGTTGAAGCGCCAAGTCGAGGGAACCGCCGTTGTCGTCAAACCGGCTCCGAGACAACCATGTGGGTTCCCTCGACCGGGTGGCGCGGCGGAAATCGGGTCAGGGTCAGGATCGGGAGCGGAGGCCGTCGAGGGACAGCAACGCGGTCGCGGCGGTGCTCGGATGCCGGCCGCTCGCGGTCGCCACCGCGATGTTCCAGTGCGGCGGGTCGGTGATCGGTACGAAGCGCGCGGCGGTCCGCTTGGTGGTGAAAAACTGTGGTACGACGGCGACGCCCAGCCCGTGACTGACCAGGTCGAGCAGCCAGTGCACATCGTTGACCTCGAACGCCACTCGCCGGTCGACACCGGCGGCGGTCAACGCCTGGTCGACGACGTCCCGGCTGATCCAGCCGGGGGAGAAGTCGACGAAGGTCTCACCGGACAGCTCGCCCAGGCCGACCTCGGCGCGTTCGCGCAGCGGATGGTCCGGCCCGCAGGCCAGCACCATCGGCTCGGCCCGGATCGGGGCCAGCGTCACGCCGGTCGGCGCGCTGGCGGGCGCCGACACGAACGCCAGGTCGAGGTCGCCGGTGCGGACCCGTTCGACCAGGTCCGGCGACCCGCCCTGGCGGAGTCGGATCTCCACGCCGGGGTGGGCGGCGTGGAACCGGGCCAGCGCCGCCGGCAGGTCGACCGCGCCCAGGCACTGCAGCGTGCCGACCGCCAGCCGGCCGCGCAGCAGCCCCCGGACCGCGGCCACCGCGTCCTTGGCGGCGGCGACGTTGGCCAGGGCGTGCCGGGCCTGGGTGAGCAGCGCCCGACCCTCGTTGGTCAACTCGACGCTGCGGGTGTTGCGGACGAACAGGCTGGCCCCCAGCTCACGTTCCAGCGAGCGGATGGAGGCCGACAGGCCGGACTGCGCGACGTGCATCCGCTCGGCTGCCCGGGTGAAATGCCGCTCCTCGGCGACCGCCACGAAGTACTCGAGCTGACGCAGCTCCACAATTCATCACCAAAACTGATCGCCGGGATCGGATCCTTCTGTTGGACAGCTTAACCACGGGGTAAGAGGGTGGAACCCGGGCGATGCGGCGGCCCGACCACCGCACGCCCCCGGACCGTCCCGCAGAGGAGACCTGATGAACACCCGCCACATCGGTGACGTCGGCGTCGGCGCGATCGGCCTCGGCGGCATGCCGATGTCGATCGAGGGCCGGCCCGACGAGCAGCGGTCGATCGCCACGATCCACGCCGCGCTGGACGCCGGTGTCACCCTGATCGACACCGCCGACGCCTACCACCTGTACGCCGACGACGTCGGCCACAACGAGTCACTGATCGCCCGCGCCGTGGCGACCTTCGGCGGTGACACGTCCGACGTGCTGATCGCCACGAAGGGCGGTCACCTGCGGCCCGGCGACGGCTCGTGGACCAAGAACGGCTCGCCCGACTACCTGAAGAGCGCCTGCGAGGCGTCGCTGAAACGGCTCGGCGTCGAAGCGATCGGCCTCTACCAGTTCCACCGGCCCGACCCCACCGTGCCGTACGCGGACTCGATCGGCGCCATCCGGGACCTGCTCGACGCCGGGAAGATCCGGCTGGCCGGCATCTCCAACGCCGACCCGGAGCAGATCCGGCTCGCCAACGACATCCTCGGCGGCCGGCTGGTCAGCGTACAGAATCAGTTCTCCCCGGCGTTCCGCTCCAGCGAGCCGGAGCTGACGCTCTGCGCCGAACTGGGCATCGCGTTCCTGCCGTGGAGCCCGCTCGGCGGCATCGGCAGCGCCGCCGACCTGGGGTCGCGGTTCGCGGTGTTCGCCGAGGTCGCGAAGGAGTACGGGGTCAGCCCGCAGCAGGTCTGCCTGGCCTGGCTGCTGGCGAAGGCACCGGTCGTGGTCCCGATCCCCGGGGCGTCGCGCCCGGAGACGATCCGTGACTCGGCCGCCGCCGCCGACCTGGAGCTGTCGGCCGAACACCTGGCCCGCCTCGACCAGCCCGCCTGACCGGCTAACCCGCCTGACCGACCGACCCGCCTGACCGACCAACCCGCGTCGCTGACCGGCCCGCCGTGGCCGGCCTGCGGGATGCGCAAGATCAACTGAAGGCCAGGTACCTGACAACCGCCGGTTAAGGTATCTGGCCTTCACTTGATCTTGTCTCGGCCAGGCGCTGCACCAACCTGACGAAGGTGACCGGCCGCTCGCCGGAGATCTGGAACAGCTCGACCGGCCGCCCGGTCAGGTCCCGATGCAACGGGCCGACCCGCTTCTCGGCGTCCGGCCAGGTCTGCGCGGTGTACCGGACGAACCGGACGGGCTGCCGTGCCGGGTGCCGCCCCGCAACGGGTGGGGCGGTGCCAGCGGCGTGCGCGTCGCCGTCGGTGTCGGCGGGGCCGTCTCCGTCAGGCTGCAGCAGACCGACGATGGCTTCCTGGCCGTCGACGCGGGCCCGGAGCAGCCAGCTGCCGGTCCACGCCCACAGATGGGTGTACGGCGGCGCCTGCGCCGGAAGCGATCCGATATGGAAGCCGGTGTAGTCGGCCCACGCGCACTGCGCGTCGCCGACGATCTCGGCCAACTCTGCCCATCCGATCCTGCCGTAGGCGGCCAGCCTGCATTCGCCGTGCGTGCCGACTCCGTCGCCGTTGCCCGTCCCGGTCATCCGGTGACCTCCTGCGTGTTCTGTGACAGCACCGGTGGCAGTGGCGTCGGGATCTGCGGGTCGACGACCCGTACACCGCCCAGGCCGCGACTGACCCGGGAACCGATCCCGATCAGACCGTCGTCGAGGTCACGCAGCACATGCGACAGGACGGTGCGTGCCCAGCCGGGCGTCGGTCCGACCGCGTCGACCGGCCCGTGCCGGCCGTCCGGGTCCAGCGAGTCGATCCGCAGCGTCAGCGTCCCGTCGACGACCGGCCGACTGCTGAACAGCAGCTGGTCGCGGGCACCACCGGTGACCCGGTCGATGCCGACCTGGGTGCGGCCGGCCGTCGTGGGTGTTTCGATCACCGAGTCGCGGAAGGCGAGCAGACCACGTCGACCGGGCGTGCCGAACAGGTGGCACACCCAGCAGAGCCGCTCGACGCCGTCGCAGCGATCGTCGACCGGGCAGAGCACCTCGGCCGGCGGTTCGTCGCCATGCAACGACCGCAGGATGTACTCGATCCGGGACCGGAACACCCCTTTCCACGCCGATCCGGGCACGATCGGTTGACCGCGACGGGTGCGGGACACCGCCGCCTTGTCCTGCTTCCCGCCGCCGATCAGCAGCCCGTCGACGATCTGCAACCTCACGCTGAGGTACGGCTCGACCTCGTCCGGGCCGGTCAGCGCCCGACCCGTACCGACCACCGCCTCGACCAGTGCCGGCCCGTCCAGCTCCAGCCAGGTCCGCAGCCCGTCCGGCGTACCCAGGTCAAGCTTGCCGACCCGCAGCGTGCGCAGCGTGGCCCGGCCGCCGCCGGTGCTGCGGTCCCGGCCGATCGCCGGCCGCCATCCGGCCAGCACCGCCAGATGCGCCTCGTCGAGCTCGCCGTCATGTCGCAGGTACGCGTGGACGGTCCCGCCCACGGCAACGGTCCGGCTGCGGCGCAGTTTCGAGGTGGCGGCGGCCCGCCGCTGCGGGTCGATCGCGGTCTGCCCGACGATCTCCACCAGCTCCGACCCCGTTGCGGCCGGTGGCTGCGCCGCCTGGTCGATGTCGGCCGGCGGACCGGCCGGGACGAACCGGGTGCCGAGCAGCCACAGCCGCGACGCGGTCAACGCGGTGGCCTCGTCGCGGTCCTTCGGCGGTCGGGGACCCATCAACGTCTCGTCGAGGTCGGCCACGGTGGACTGCCGGGCCAGGTGG is drawn from Micromonospora sp. Llam0 and contains these coding sequences:
- a CDS encoding DUF5980 family protein — translated: MRSKHRPMAYALGLAAALASVTYGGLPAAAAGSTATSATPAAATTGTGTAAGQPTWKAAGMVEEGQTICTRPTVGQRSLVLIRLVGSWPQLATDTNNLPAGSSVSTYPIYPGSNDSPTQISSAINVLLPALPLGTKRSAEVEVTDGVHTQTIPFHIVVTEDCTGFRL
- a CDS encoding LysR family transcriptional regulator, producing the protein MELRQLEYFVAVAEERHFTRAAERMHVAQSGLSASIRSLERELGASLFVRNTRSVELTNEGRALLTQARHALANVAAAKDAVAAVRGLLRGRLAVGTLQCLGAVDLPAALARFHAAHPGVEIRLRQGGSPDLVERVRTGDLDLAFVSAPASAPTGVTLAPIRAEPMVLACGPDHPLRERAEVGLGELSGETFVDFSPGWISRDVVDQALTAAGVDRRVAFEVNDVHWLLDLVSHGLGVAVVPQFFTTKRTAARFVPITDPPHWNIAVATASGRHPSTAATALLSLDGLRSRS
- a CDS encoding RAMP superfamily CRISPR-associated protein, which gives rise to MSGPVVTFLVAEIAVEPGWAVGAVRRGDDVIDRDVLVGGDGDPQAPGSALAGSLRAHLARQSTVADLDETLMGPRPPKDRDEATALTASRLWLLGTRFVPAGPPADIDQAAQPPAATGSELVEIVGQTAIDPQRRAAATSKLRRSRTVAVGGTVHAYLRHDGELDEAHLAVLAGWRPAIGRDRSTGGGRATLRTLRVGKLDLGTPDGLRTWLELDGPALVEAVVGTGRALTGPDEVEPYLSVRLQIVDGLLIGGGKQDKAAVSRTRRGQPIVPGSAWKGVFRSRIEYILRSLHGDEPPAEVLCPVDDRCDGVERLCWVCHLFGTPGRRGLLAFRDSVIETPTTAGRTQVGIDRVTGGARDQLLFSSRPVVDGTLTLRIDSLDPDGRHGPVDAVGPTPGWARTVLSHVLRDLDDGLIGIGSRVSRGLGGVRVVDPQIPTPLPPVLSQNTQEVTG
- a CDS encoding aldo/keto reductase yields the protein MNTRHIGDVGVGAIGLGGMPMSIEGRPDEQRSIATIHAALDAGVTLIDTADAYHLYADDVGHNESLIARAVATFGGDTSDVLIATKGGHLRPGDGSWTKNGSPDYLKSACEASLKRLGVEAIGLYQFHRPDPTVPYADSIGAIRDLLDAGKIRLAGISNADPEQIRLANDILGGRLVSVQNQFSPAFRSSEPELTLCAELGIAFLPWSPLGGIGSAADLGSRFAVFAEVAKEYGVSPQQVCLAWLLAKAPVVVPIPGASRPETIRDSAAAADLELSAEHLARLDQPA
- a CDS encoding low temperature requirement protein A, with protein sequence MEATKPTSLVMPAAPGMKVSRLELFYDLVFVFAFIHVTTASVEDLEPFGLVAIFLLLSVLWLVWSRFALLGNNLRADWGMMPIHGFTIMAIVFIAVATLPGLGDEPPQAQPGVPQVIPGEFIFPTCYLLIWLLEAAALRVAARTHPELLGTWWRDTPVLAASTALLFVAAVVPLLGWPGEGVATLLLLWTLGVGVAYLTTVRLEPFAVVSAGHWTERHAQIVLIGFGEALLSLGLGSGASIGAPGTVPVITATLLGIALICALWWAYFDTRSYAAEQVLHHTHGLPRDRLARDAYTLLHLPMLFGIILLSLGLKQTLAYLAGASSTGEDAPLEPIHLRALYGGVLLYLVALSAFQLRTVRSVSASLAVPVLLLAALLPVADRVPAFAALLLLTAITVAGVAADSRRSGASRHQLREHRLAEQQALEREESDWRRRHG
- a CDS encoding GNAT family N-acetyltransferase, which gives rise to MSLESRIQTIRAFNRDVTERLGVLEDRYLARDRPLSLDRLLWEIGTDGIEVRELRSRLGLDSGYTSRQLRALEQEGLVVVSPSEHDSRVRRATLTPSGLAELAVLDQLSDELVGTILAPLTERQRDELAAATETVRRLFTASTVAIAAADPASEPARRAVDAYHRTLDDRFDGGFRPDRAVPAADDALRPPSGLFLLATLKDRPVGCVGVTKADDTSAEIRRLWVSSELRGLGIGRRLLAAAEDAATSLGAGVVRLDTNRSLTEAIALYRAAGYDEAAPFNDQPYAHHWFAKSLTGESLPGGGAGAPPGRVGFLGLGIMGLPMARRLARSGVGLTVWSRTPKPDDELRAAGARTAANVPEVFAQCDTVIVMLRNADAVDQVLRDVPGGIARLVAGRTIVNMGTLSPEYSKALADEVEKAGGHYVEAPVSGSRRPAEDGKLVAMVAGRPDDVRRTVALLDPMCAQVTVCGPVPSGITMKLAVNVFLIALVTGLAEAFHFADRHGLDRQLLRGILDAGQMSSPISRVKTAKLVGDDLTAQAAIADVRMNAELIVDAAAAAGTGVPLSELCRALYADAVSRGDGALDMVGVIRTIAAGQQHRRR